A DNA window from Sphaeramia orbicularis chromosome 22, fSphaOr1.1, whole genome shotgun sequence contains the following coding sequences:
- the LOC115413555 gene encoding KATNB1-like protein 1 isoform X2: protein MPYKVKDTVSSWRVSQNLTSTQNDIMDSNGEDREYQTVEQDTSHYRVSYAHPRNTKVVDYHKSDESSKKRFPVSRSGNNPSRVKRVVSCKRKTHHLTVTRKKQLGPGRTYDAANKENEIKSMQDMQQEMIFDMDPWDFPLNVDDNHKTGRTGSEQTDYSTLAELRRDHNLMTDVLFGRNLRLKVAFTLWQRNFGELLTYLLRIQDAGVFVDFLPLISKSINEDSPKISIGCCVDLFPLVRKVLSTPYEEYLIVGLRWIYSVLKNWWEELKASGSSGSSKVSLDKNFQVFNQYLMELWQQEPLLKSVPGTAGDIAKVIDSFLSQLN, encoded by the exons ATATAATGGACTCGAACGGTGAAGACAGAGAATATCAAACTGTGGAACAGGATACATCACATTACAGAGTGAGCTATGCACATCCAAGAAACACAAAAGtg GTGGATTACCATAAAAGTGATGAGTCCAGCAAAAAGAG GTTTCCAGTGAGTCGCTCTGGCAATAATCCAAGCAGAGTAAAGCGGGTGGTGTCATGTAAGAGGAAAACTCATCACCTGACTGTGACTCGGAAGAAACAGCTTGGACCAGGAAGGACTTATGATGCAGCAAACAAGGAGAATGAGATAAAGTCCATGCAGGACATGCAGCAGGAGATGATATTTGACATGGACCCATGGGATTTCCCACTAAATGTTGATGACAACCACAAGACTGGTAGAACTGGTTCTGAGCAGACTGACTACAGTACACTCGCAGAG CTTAGGAGGGATCATAACTTAATGACAGATGTGCTCTTTGGAAGAAATCTGAGACTGAAAGTGGCCTTCACTTTATGGCAGAGAAATTTTGGAGAGCTGCTGACATACTTGTTAAG AATTCAAGACGCTGGTGTGTTTGTTGATTTTCTACCACTGATAAGCAAAAG CATTAATGAGGATTCTCCCAAGATTTCCATTGGCTGTTGTGTTGACCTCTTTCCATTAGTCAGGAAAGTACTCTCAACTCCATATGAAGA GTATCTTATTGTTGGGTTGAGGTGGATATATTCAGTCTTAAAAAACTGGTGGGAGGAACTAAAAGCAAGTGGTTCCAGTGGATCATCTAAAGTTTCATTGGATAA AAACTTCCAGGTCTTTAATCAGTATCTAATGGAATTATGGCAACAGGAACCTTTACTGAAGTCTGTTCCAGGAACTGCAGGAGACATAGCAAAG GTCATTGATTCTTTCCTGTCTCAACTAAACTGA
- the LOC115413555 gene encoding KATNB1-like protein 1 isoform X3 yields MDSNGEDREYQTVEQDTSHYRVSYAHPRNTKVVDYHKSDESSKKRFPVSRSGNNPSRVKRVVSCKRKTHHLTVTRKKQLGPGRTYDAANKENEIKSMQDMQQEMIFDMDPWDFPLNVDDNHKTGRTGSEQTDYSTLAELRRDHNLMTDVLFGRNLRLKVAFTLWQRNFGELLTYLLRIQDAGVFVDFLPLISKSINEDSPKISIGCCVDLFPLVRKVLSTPYEEYLIVGLRWIYSVLKNWWEELKASGSSGSSKVSLDKNFQVFNQYLMELWQQEPLLKSVPGTAGDIAKVIDSFLSQLN; encoded by the exons ATGGACTCGAACGGTGAAGACAGAGAATATCAAACTGTGGAACAGGATACATCACATTACAGAGTGAGCTATGCACATCCAAGAAACACAAAAGtg GTGGATTACCATAAAAGTGATGAGTCCAGCAAAAAGAG GTTTCCAGTGAGTCGCTCTGGCAATAATCCAAGCAGAGTAAAGCGGGTGGTGTCATGTAAGAGGAAAACTCATCACCTGACTGTGACTCGGAAGAAACAGCTTGGACCAGGAAGGACTTATGATGCAGCAAACAAGGAGAATGAGATAAAGTCCATGCAGGACATGCAGCAGGAGATGATATTTGACATGGACCCATGGGATTTCCCACTAAATGTTGATGACAACCACAAGACTGGTAGAACTGGTTCTGAGCAGACTGACTACAGTACACTCGCAGAG CTTAGGAGGGATCATAACTTAATGACAGATGTGCTCTTTGGAAGAAATCTGAGACTGAAAGTGGCCTTCACTTTATGGCAGAGAAATTTTGGAGAGCTGCTGACATACTTGTTAAG AATTCAAGACGCTGGTGTGTTTGTTGATTTTCTACCACTGATAAGCAAAAG CATTAATGAGGATTCTCCCAAGATTTCCATTGGCTGTTGTGTTGACCTCTTTCCATTAGTCAGGAAAGTACTCTCAACTCCATATGAAGA GTATCTTATTGTTGGGTTGAGGTGGATATATTCAGTCTTAAAAAACTGGTGGGAGGAACTAAAAGCAAGTGGTTCCAGTGGATCATCTAAAGTTTCATTGGATAA AAACTTCCAGGTCTTTAATCAGTATCTAATGGAATTATGGCAACAGGAACCTTTACTGAAGTCTGTTCCAGGAACTGCAGGAGACATAGCAAAG GTCATTGATTCTTTCCTGTCTCAACTAAACTGA
- the LOC115413556 gene encoding fibrinogen-like protein 1-like protein — translation MKCCWLLAILLQLLLSVAGVDMEHLQAENLNLLSPDQHNSVLNHGMRVLPRDCHEMLMTSSGQARDGVYLIQPGGSPIVAYCAMQEGGWTVVQHITVNSSVNFDCTWAEYKQGFGDVTGDHWLGNEYLHQLTRGPGRYKLGVKLVDRDAVTKMGEYDPVLVEDEASAYRLRLGLFQGTAIDALTLDTENYLHDNQKFTTKDRDNDNYFQNCAKLEFQGVAGGGWWYDACAGANLNRRNVIYWQKDCNKERLCKYAWMMVRPSDTFKLIPSGDCKKDEL, via the exons ATGAAGTGTTGCTGGCTGCTGGCAATACTACTGCAGCTGCTGCTGAGTGTGGCTGGAGTTGACATGGAGCATCTCCAAGCTGAAAACCTGAATCTGCTTTCCCCAGATCAGCACAATTCAGTCCTGAACCATGGAATGAGAG TGCTGCCCAGAGACTGTCATGAAATGTTAATGACCTCTTCTGGTCAGGCCAGAGATGGAGTGTACCTCATCCAACCAGGAGGCTCCCCCATCGTAGCTTACTGTGCTATGCAGGAGGGAGGCTGGACCGTGGTGCAGCACATCACTGTCAACAGCAGTGTCAACTTTGACTGTACCTGGGCTGAGTACAAGCAGGGATTTGGGGATGTCACTGGAGATCACTGGCTCGGGAATGAATACCTTCATCAGCTCACCCGTGGCCCTGGGCGATATAAGCTGGGAGTTAAACTAGTGGACCGGGATGCTGTCACTAAGATGGGAGAGTATGATCCAGTCCTGGTGGAGGATGAGGCGTCAGCATACAGGCTGAGGCTGGGGTTGTTTCAGGGCACAGCGATAGACGCCCTGACTCTGGATACAGAAAATTACCTGCATGACAACCAAAAATTCACCACTAAAGACAGGGACAATGACAACTACTTTCAGAACTGTGCCAAATTGGAGTTCCAGGGGGTGGCAGGAGGGGGCTGGTGGTACGACGCCTGCGCCGGTGCCAACCTCAACCGCAGAAATGTCATCTACTGGCAGAAGGACTGCAACAAGGAGAGACTGTGCAAGTATGCATGGATGATGGTGAGGCCATCAGATACATTTAAACTGATTCCCAGTGGAGACTGCAAAAAGGACGAGCTTTAA
- the chrm5a gene encoding muscarinic acetylcholine receptor M5a, giving the protein MEGENRLNSSVNSTMDIHLVTHSLWEVITIATVSAIVSLITIVGNVLVMLSFKVNSQLKTVNNYYLLSLAAADLIIGVFSMNLYTSYILMGYWALGNLACDLWLALDYVASNASVMNLLVISFDRYFSITRPLTYRAKRTPKRAGIMIGLAWLVSLILWAPPILCWQYFVGKRTVPERQCQIQFFSEPVITFGTAIAAFYIPVSVMTILYCRIYKETEKRTKDLAELQGITYSTDPGVSQPQKTIIRSCFSCKLRSTSHDRNQASWSSSSRSNAVKSTATTNDEWSKAGQLTSFNSYASSEDEDRPVSPGGFQPTFRNQACETSKSAVGSENEQLSSYDEDSFFQTPPKSNSQKSGKCVSYKFKPVSKNTEHQSKNGDTKMTSSTFSSAESMSVPSTSSATKPIDVTLKNQITKRKRMVLIKERKAAQTLSAILLAFILTWTPYNIMVLISTFCSDCIPLSLWHLGYWLCYVNSTVNPMCYALCNKTFQKTFRMLLLCQWKKKRIEEKLYWYGQNPVVSSKLT; this is encoded by the coding sequence ATGGAAGGAGAGAACAGACTAAACTCCTCTGTAAATAGTACAATGGATATCCACTTGGTCACACACAGTCTCTGGGAGGTGATCACAATAGCGACTGTGTCAGCCATAGTCAGCCTTATCACAATTGTCGGCAACGTCCTGGTAATGCTCTCCTTTAAAGTCAACAGTCAGCTGAAGACAGTGAATAATTACTACTTGTTGAGTTTGGCAGCTGCAGACCTTATCATAGGGGTTTTCTCCATGAATCTATATACCTCTTATATACTGATGGGCTACTGGGCTTTAGGGAATCTCGCCTGTGACCTGTGGCTGGCACTGGATTATGTAGCCAGTAATGCATCAGTTATGAACCTGTTGGTGATTAGTTTTGACAGATATTTCTCTATTACCAGACCTCTGACCTACAGAGCCAAACGGACTCCAAAACGAGCTGGCATCATGATAGGTCTGGCCTGGCTGGTGTCTCTTATACTCTGGGCACCACCTATCCTCTGCTGGCAGTACTTTGTGGGAAAAAGAACCGTCCCTGAGAGGCAATGCcagattcagtttttttctgagCCTGTGATAACATTTGGAACAGCGATTGCAGCCTTTTACATCCCCGTGTCAGTCATGACAATCCTGTACTGTCGAATCTACAAGGAAACAGAGAAGAGGACCAAAGATCTGGCAGAGCTTCAGGGAATTACCTACTCCACAGACCCAGGGGTAAGCCAGCCTCAGAAAACCATTATCAGGTCCTGCTTCAGCTGTAAACTAAGGTCGACTTCACATGACAGGAATCAAGCTTCTTGGTCATCATCCAGTAGAAGTAATGCTGTTAAGTCAACAGCCACCACCAACGACGAGTGGTCCAAAGCAGGTCAGCTGACCAGTTTTAACAGTTATGCCTCCTCAGAGGACGAGGACAGGCCTGTGTCTCCTGGAGGTTTCCAGCCTACCTTCAGAAATCAGGCATGTGAGACCAGCAAGAGTGCAGTGGGCAGTGAAAACGAGCAACTCAGCAGCTACGACGAGGACAGCTTCTTTCAAACACCACCCAAAAGTAATTCCCAGAAAAGCGGTAAATGTGTGTCCTATAAGTTCAAACCTGTGTCCAAAAACACTGAGCACCAGAGCAAAAATGGAGACACCAAAATGACGTCGTCAACTTTCTCCTCCGCTGAGTCCATGAGTGTTCCATCCACCTCCTCAGCAACCAAACCCATAGACGTCACACTGAAGAACCAGATCACCAAGAGGAAGAGGATGGTGCTGATCAAGGAGAGGAAAGCCGCTCAGACTCTCAGTGCCATCCTGTTAGCCTTCATCCTGACATGGACACCATATAATATCATGGTGCTTATTTCCACCTTCTGCTCAGACTGCATTCCTCTCTCCTTGTGGCACCTCGGCTACTGGCTGTGCTATGTCAACAGCACTGTCAACCCCATGTGCTATGCCCTTTGTAACAAGACTTTCCAAAAGACCTTCCGCATGCTCTTACTTTGCCAGTGGAAGAAGAAAAGGATTGAAGAGAAACTTTACTGGTATGGACAAAACCCAGTGGTCAGCTCCAAACTAACATGA